In Telopea speciosissima isolate NSW1024214 ecotype Mountain lineage chromosome 10, Tspe_v1, whole genome shotgun sequence, the DNA window AACTGCTTAAATAAGGATCTTATAATTATCAATGTATTCATacaggaaaagagaggaaagggtGAGTGAGTGGGGGGCGGTGTTGTGAACCACTTCTAGTTTACAGGATATGACCTCCAAATTCTCCACATGTAGGAGATATGAAGCCTTGGCAATGATAGTGTGTAATTGATTGGTGAAGCAATGAGAGATGACGGCCATTAAGGAGCCTCCAAGCTAAATGGTGGCCTTTTACAAGCTCCCCCCACAAGAGTGTAGACGAACTGCTCCTTTTGCCATTTTCACCAGTAAACCTAGAGGAGACCTGCAGAGAGGATTTAATGGGAGTTCTCAATGCTAAATGAGAATCTTCACATAAGAAATACCACAGTACTGTTTTCTCTTCGGTTTCAACAAACATACAACAGAAAGTACCATGTTTCCCTATAGCCCCAATTCCTTCTTCAACCTAGCAAGAGTGGCCTCAATCTCATCAATGTTGTCCTCTATGCCGCTCTCATTGTCTGCTTTGTTTTGGTCATCTTCCCCAGTGTCTGACCGGGATTTTGCATATGGATCACTACTTGGGGGCCTTTCATTGTTGTTTCCGCCTTCAACATTGGGATCAGTTATGTTCAGCTCTTTCTCTAGAAATTCCAcaaattcttcaccaatgtcctgcaaaatgaaatttttagtAGTTTCCGCTACAAATAGTGCTTGCTTATGGTCTTCACTAAGTTACTTTCTTCATTTCTGTATGTTGTTGCAATAAACATGCATGCCTATAAGCTTAAACCTACATGGCCAATACAAAAAGATAGAGATGGGAATTTCAATTAAGAGGTAAATACAGAACATTGTACCGCCTTACCGCCAACTCCTCCCATAAACTCTTTGGCTTCCCTTGTGAATCAACATTAGCTTCCCAGTTACGGAATTCTGCTTGGAGGTCTCTAAAGAAGTCCTCTGTAAATAACCAAAATGAAGATTTAAGAACTACCAAATACTAGGTTTCTTAATAACCACAGTTGTCATGGGGGCAAGGCGAGCCTAGGCGGTGGCCAAGCATCTTTTCACCTCGGTGCCTAGACAGTCAAATTGTATTGTATAAAGACGGGGGTTTTGTGTAAAAAACTAAACTTATGAACAAactagtgttttattttttttttacagggGACTTGtgtaaaaaataatgaataCTTTCCTTTCATTTATAAATATGAgagggtcttcttcttcttcttgaaggtGGTGGATGGTAGTGGCAGCTGCTACTGCTTcttcccatttttctttttctttttttgttctttctgatTTTTCAcccattttcccctcttttctttcctgTTTCCCCCATTTCGTCCccctttttctcattttttccctttctttccccCCTATTTTCTGTCTGAGCACCTTGAACAATATGACGATCAGTTGCTTGGGTGTTCAAGAACcacctaggcaatgccttgacaactatgttcatTCATAATAGTGAAAATGCAgggggaaaaataaaatgaatgcAAGATAAATTTAGTCTCCATTTTGTCCTACGGTAGGACAAATCTACCTATTGTTATTTGAACATCCCTCACAAAGTTACCTGCAGAAATAAATGGCTTATGTATAAGAATTTAAGTAAATCTGACCTATCTGAGGACAAGAAACTACAAGATGAGGTCAGAAAATACTTTTTCCTACAGGTTTTCACTTTCCCCCTAATATAGCTTCAACAACAAATATTACACTGCACTATAATCTAAGGTACAGGTCTGGTAGACAACTATAGTCTAAAAGGGCAATAGCAATACATGCAGCTCATAAACAGTGAAACAGGACTCACCACTTGATGGATTCCACATGGGAACCCTCTTACAGCATAAAACAGAAGAGGGAAAAAACTGAGGCCTAGAATGGCAGGGGATCAGAAGGTAAGATGGTTACGATCATCTAATTGATCAATTTTGGCTCAATGGATCTCAAATATGAGATCCATCAAATGGCATGTGATCCAGTTGTGTTATTCTAGCAGAAATACAAAAAGGAGGGGTGGGTGCCATAAAAATAAGGGTATATGAATCAATACCAAAACCATAGAActcctcatcttgctttcttTCATCTCTGGAGCTGGAATAACTGGATGCACTATTTCCAAAATCATATCTCTGCCGAGATTCCGAGTTCAATAATGTATTGTATGCATGTTTTATCCTCATGAACTTCTCCTGAGCATTGGCCTGTACATGTGAAAGccagaattttttttagtaaatcAGACCTAGGCAGTACATGCTAATGAAATGTACACTAAGAAAACCAGAAGTCATTtgagattaaaatttttttattcatttcatCATTCAACAAGAAGCtgtttttccccccccccccccccctcccccctggCGGCAGGATGTGCGTGTGAAACAGAGGGTATATAATTGTTCCCAGGTATATAAATCAAATGCATGTAGCATGTGCATTTTTCCAAGTGTTGGTTGGTGTATCCATGTTGGACATGCAATTAGATTCCAACGCCCAATGGATTCCTGAGACTCCTGGAGATTTCCTTTTAAGCAGTAAGCCAGTCAAACCTCAGCATTGCAATGCTTATTCCCTGAGGTTGTGTCCTAGAAATTGAAGGTGCAATCATCCCCATTGACTATGACTATGTGATACACCATGAGGCCATGGTATGTGCCCACGCAGAGCAAGTGCAAACAAACTAGGTGGAGAGGATGCAAGGAAAAGCAAGTGCATCTAACATGAACACCCTAGGCTTATATTTGAAGGTATAACCGTGAGGAAAATAAGATGAAGGTGTGGAAGGCAAAAGGATTCATGCTAGCAAATCTAACCATAGCTGGTAAAAGTGATTCTAATCCATTGTCTTTTTTCTCCATGCCTCACCAGGGTTGTTTTAAGTCTTATCGTATCTGCAACAAAAACCAAGAGGTTGGTTAACCAACTTGGGTGGTGTTATGGATTTCTCTCAACCATCAAATACCCTCTAATTCGAGATCACCTCGACACACAGAGGATCTCTTAGACGACAAATCAGCCCTCAGAATCACATCAGTGGTGTTCTAGAAACACATCAAGAGCGTCTCAAAATCATCACTGATCACCCAGACACCAAAGCATTTGGCAAAAAAAGGCAATCACCCAAGTTTCACTTACTAGTGTTTTCATATCAGAAAAATGTTTCATTACCTATCATACATGGGAAGGCAAAGAAGGAAAGTAAAAGtagaataaaagagaaatatgATGTCATGTGAATGACAAACATTTCAAAACCTTCGAATGCAcccttcagatttttttttcacgAAATGTCTTCAAACCTGAAAGTTATCAAttccctcccttttttttgttatcaTTGTACTGATTTTTGTAGTTCAATTTTTATCAAGccaaattttaattcaataaaTATATTGAAATTTACTCATTGAGAAATCCCTATCATCTAGACAGTGCCTGGACTCTAATAAATTCCATCCCACTTGAACCAACCAAACGAATGAGAGCTAAGGAGGCAGTCCATCAATGTGGCAGTAGTGATGAATTTCGGGAAGGGTGGCAAAAGTTCTTCTTGTTGGCACCATGCACTAAGAGATGTAGCCATGGTGAGTCTGCAAGATTTTAGTTAAATCAGATGGTGCATTAATCCTGCTGACCCCTGGAATGGGTGGGAACATTAACTGAGGAGGTCCAGAGAATACTTGGTGGAAAGTAAGTAGTGAACACCAGCAAGTGGAATATACTAAGCCTCATGTGGGATATTTACTGGTAAAGGGACCATGATGTGGATTGTAGATATGCCTGTGTCTGCCTCTGCGTGCCTGATGAAGGATAGCACCCAAATTCACTTGCTAGGCACAGAAATTTTACACCCTATTATCTTCAGAAGATTGCATGTGACTTTTAAGTTTAAGCCATCTATCGAGCATTGCATCCCAAATCTAAACCCACAGGCATGTAATGATAAACGGAAATGTTGAGATCATAAAATATGCAGTGGtttatttggatttttatttggGGGACGATGATGAAGCAGAGGTCAGGTTTTGAACCGATTGAAGGTGAGTTGATTTCAAGGGATGTGGGTGTAGAGAAGAGGAGATTAGGCTTGGAAAGATGATGGAAGGTTTCAAGGGATTGGTGTTGGGCACTTGGGCTTCATGAAGACGATGGGAGGTGACGTCGAGGAAGAGGTAGAAAGGGTATTAGGGACTCAAGGTCTTTCATTTCCATAGGTGAAAGATTATGGAATAAGAGAGGTGAAGCTTTAGTGAGATTTGAGAGGAGATACCCGGTTGTGAAGGTGGGAAGGTTTGGAGTGGCTGATAGAACAAATTTTTTGAGTGGTAGAAGGTCAGGAACCATCTGAATTAGAATGGGAAGGATGGATGAAAGAGTTCTGAGGTTTCTTCGATGTGAAGGTTAGAAGCTTAACAAGCAAATGGTCCTATAATCAATAGGACCACTCCTAATGGTCCATTGGGGTCAAACATGGAGAATCCAAACAAGATAGAAGAAAACAACACCGTTGAGAGGGCTCAACAATCTGTAGAAATGGAGGAAGTTACTCCTTCCAAATCAGAGGACATTATTGAGGCTTTGGAAAGAGAGTGGGGAATACAAGACACAGTTCAATAAAatgctgggggggggggggggaactcaTAGGAAGTTCTTTATAGCAACTGGGTTCAAGGGGAGGTCTGAGGGAAAGGGCAGTGTGAAAAGAGGGACTGGTGTGCTTTCggggaaagggagaaaaggtaaTAGAAAAAACCATAGGAAGGAATTTCATGAAGGGGAAGTGAAAGAATTGGGGAGAGGAGGTTTGATGATAATGGGCGAGGGGAGATGTTTTAGAATGGGATAATAGAAATGTCCAGCAGGGTGGTGAGGAGATCAGGAGTAGAGTTGTATCTGATGTCATGAAAGCTGCAGTTTCAATTGGTAGCAGGATTGGAGTTACCTTTACGAAAAGAGATGAAAGAGCTTTCCAATTGTCGagaaatttcatcaaaaaaaatgtTGGGAAAAAAGGCTGAATATGTGGCTGCACTGGATTCATAGGTGAAGTTGGCGACGTGAATCTAATTTGGAATTTCCCTCCATCTCAGGTATGAGACTTATAATGAGGAGATCAGGAGTAGAGTTGTATCTGATGTCATGGAAGCTGCAATTTCAATCGGTAGCACGATTGGAGCTGCCTTTATGAAAAGAGATGAAAGAGCTTTCCAAGTGTTAAAGagaaatttcatcaaaaaatgtTGGGAAAAAAGGCTCAATCTGTGGCTGTACTGGATTCATA includes these proteins:
- the LOC122642607 gene encoding chaperone protein DnaJ-like isoform X2 gives rise to the protein MNMHGITQTLETKIRLNSVTTCCWSFKPPHSCLLYLKNQAKSSILVPRYGRRSDFNLFLFAPQSFSLSSKKRTKRNCSTLLRASRRESPYAVLGVSPTATPEEIKRAYRKLALRFHPDVNKEANAQEKFMRIKHAYNTLLNSESRQRYDFGNSASSYSSSRDERKQDEEFYGFEDFFRDLQAEFRNWEANVDSQGKPKSLWEELADIGEEFVEFLEKELNITDPNVEGGNNNERPPSSDPYAKSRSDTGEDDQNKADNESGIEDNIDEIEATLARLKKELGL
- the LOC122642607 gene encoding chaperone protein DnaJ-like isoform X1; the encoded protein is MNMHGITQTLETKIRLNSVTTCCWSFKPPHSCLLYLKNQAKSSILVPRYGRRSDFNLFLFAPQSFSLSSKKRTKRNCSTLLRASRRESPYAVLGVSPTATPEEIKRAYRKLALRFHPDVNKEANAQEKFMRIKHAYNTLLNSESRQRYDFGNSASSYSSSRDERKQDEEFYGFGNFVRDVQITIEDFFRDLQAEFRNWEANVDSQGKPKSLWEELADIGEEFVEFLEKELNITDPNVEGGNNNERPPSSDPYAKSRSDTGEDDQNKADNESGIEDNIDEIEATLARLKKELGL